In the Telopea speciosissima isolate NSW1024214 ecotype Mountain lineage chromosome 2, Tspe_v1, whole genome shotgun sequence genome, one interval contains:
- the LOC122650365 gene encoding 2-carboxy-1,4-naphthoquinone phytyltransferase, chloroplastic isoform X2: MASVSTLIPPSISSLTLATTPLPLPPISSPNTVRSKLQFHYSFKIPFDRDKGRWTVSKRRYRRWAASTNHVDEHSDTTREAEEEVEEHISRATLIWRAIKLPMYSVALVPLTVGTAAAFLQAGLFSARRYFVLLFSSVLIITWLNLSNDVYDFDTGADKNKKESVMNMVGSRTGTLITAYALLISGFMGLAWASAEAGNIRSILLLACAIICGYIYQCPPFRLSYKGLGEPLCFSAFGPFATSAFYLMQSTRSEMHHLPLTGTVLSASLLVGFTTSLILFCSHFHQVAGDLSVGKMSPLVRIGNRTGSRVVKVAVGTLYFLLLVLCLSQALPLTCLDNAKIFMAKYYCVRLHALFGVALAAGLVGARTVTERYVPKPLFP; this comes from the exons ATGGCCTCGGTTTCAACTCTGATTCCCCCTTCAATCTCTTCCCTAACCCTCGCTACTACCCCGTTGCCGCTGCCTCCAATTTCATCTCCCAACACTGTCAGATCCAAGTTACAGTTCCATTACTCCTTCAAAATACCATTTGATAGAGATAAGGGAAGGTGGACGGTAAGCAAACGCCGTTACCGACGATGGGCAGCTTCCACCAACCACGTAGATGAGCATTCTGACACTACTcgagaagcagaagaagaagttgaGGAGCATATTTCTAGGGCAACTTTGATATGGAGAGCAATCAAGTTGCCTATGTACTCTGTTGCTCTTGTTCCCCTCACT GTGGGTACTGCAGCTGCATTTTTGCAGGCAGGCCTATTTTCTGCCAGACGCTATTTTGTGCTCCTGTTTTCATCAGTTCTTATCATCACTTGGCTCAATTTAAG CAATGATGTTTATGATTTCGACACGGGGGCAgataagaacaagaaagaatCTGTTATGAACATGGTTGGCAG TCGTACAGGGACACTTATCACTGCCTATGCATTACTTATCTCTGGCTTCATGGGACTAGCCTGGGCATCTGCAGAAGCTGGAAATATACGCTCCATATTACTGTTGGCTTGTGCTATTATTTGCGGCTACATTTATCAG TGCCCACCATTTCGGTTGAGTTACAAGGGATTGGGAGAGCCCTTGTGCTTTTCAGCCTTCGGTCCATTTGCAACTTCTGCTTTCTACTTGATGCAGAGTACTAGAAG TGAGATGCACCATCTTCCCCTAACTGGCACAGTTCTATCTGCATCACTTCTTGTTGGATTCACAACATCCTTGATTCTTTTCTGCAGTCATTTTCACCag GTTGCTGGAGATCTATCTGTTGGAAAGATGTCTCCTCTG GTAAGGATTGGCAATAGAACAGGTTCAAGGGTGGTGAAAGTTGCAGTTGGGACTCTCTATTTCCTTCTGTTAGTGCTGTGTCTGAGCCAAGCCCTTCCTTTGACATGCCTA GATAATGCCAAGATCTTCATGGCCAAATATTATTGTGTAAGGTTACATGCTTTATTTGGAGTTGCATTGGCTGCTGGGCTGGTGGGTGCTAGAACTGTGACTGAAAGATATGTACCAAAGCCATTGTTTCCTTGA
- the LOC122650365 gene encoding 2-carboxy-1,4-naphthoquinone phytyltransferase, chloroplastic isoform X4: MASVSTLIPPSISSLTLATTPLPLPPISSPNTVRSKLQFHYSFKIPFDRDKGRWTVSKRRYRRWAASTNHVDEHSDTTREAEEEVEEHISRATLIWRAIKLPMYSVALVPLTVGTAAAFLQAGLFSARRYFVLLFSSVLIITWLNLSNDVYDFDTGADKNKKESVMNMVGSRTGTLITAYALLISGFMGLAWASAEAGNIRSILLLACAIICGYIYQCPPFRLSYKGLGEPLCFSAFGPFATSAFYLMQSTRSEMHHLPLTGTVLSASLLVGFTTSLILFCSHFHQVAGDLSVGKMSPLFLCALTLPIGKLVVRYVEENHNDNAKIFMAKYYCVRLHALFGVALAAGLVGARTVTERYVPKPLFP, encoded by the exons ATGGCCTCGGTTTCAACTCTGATTCCCCCTTCAATCTCTTCCCTAACCCTCGCTACTACCCCGTTGCCGCTGCCTCCAATTTCATCTCCCAACACTGTCAGATCCAAGTTACAGTTCCATTACTCCTTCAAAATACCATTTGATAGAGATAAGGGAAGGTGGACGGTAAGCAAACGCCGTTACCGACGATGGGCAGCTTCCACCAACCACGTAGATGAGCATTCTGACACTACTcgagaagcagaagaagaagttgaGGAGCATATTTCTAGGGCAACTTTGATATGGAGAGCAATCAAGTTGCCTATGTACTCTGTTGCTCTTGTTCCCCTCACT GTGGGTACTGCAGCTGCATTTTTGCAGGCAGGCCTATTTTCTGCCAGACGCTATTTTGTGCTCCTGTTTTCATCAGTTCTTATCATCACTTGGCTCAATTTAAG CAATGATGTTTATGATTTCGACACGGGGGCAgataagaacaagaaagaatCTGTTATGAACATGGTTGGCAG TCGTACAGGGACACTTATCACTGCCTATGCATTACTTATCTCTGGCTTCATGGGACTAGCCTGGGCATCTGCAGAAGCTGGAAATATACGCTCCATATTACTGTTGGCTTGTGCTATTATTTGCGGCTACATTTATCAG TGCCCACCATTTCGGTTGAGTTACAAGGGATTGGGAGAGCCCTTGTGCTTTTCAGCCTTCGGTCCATTTGCAACTTCTGCTTTCTACTTGATGCAGAGTACTAGAAG TGAGATGCACCATCTTCCCCTAACTGGCACAGTTCTATCTGCATCACTTCTTGTTGGATTCACAACATCCTTGATTCTTTTCTGCAGTCATTTTCACCag GTTGCTGGAGATCTATCTGTTGGAAAGATGTCTCCTCTG TTTCTCTGTGCTCTCACCCTGCCCATTGGGAAACTTGTAGTTCGCTACGTTGAAGAGAACCACAAC GATAATGCCAAGATCTTCATGGCCAAATATTATTGTGTAAGGTTACATGCTTTATTTGGAGTTGCATTGGCTGCTGGGCTGGTGGGTGCTAGAACTGTGACTGAAAGATATGTACCAAAGCCATTGTTTCCTTGA
- the LOC122650365 gene encoding 2-carboxy-1,4-naphthoquinone phytyltransferase, chloroplastic isoform X3 — protein sequence MASVSTLIPPSISSLTLATTPLPLPPISSPNTVRSKLQFHYSFKIPFDRDKGRWTVSKRRYRRWAASTNHVDEHSDTTREAEEEVEEHISRATLIWRAIKLPMYSVALVPLTVGTAAAFLQAGLFSARRYFVLLFSSVLIITWLNLSRTGTLITAYALLISGFMGLAWASAEAGNIRSILLLACAIICGYIYQCPPFRLSYKGLGEPLCFSAFGPFATSAFYLMQSTRSEMHHLPLTGTVLSASLLVGFTTSLILFCSHFHQVAGDLSVGKMSPLVRIGNRTGSRVVKVAVGTLYFLLLVLCLSQALPLTCLFLCALTLPIGKLVVRYVEENHNDNAKIFMAKYYCVRLHALFGVALAAGLVGARTVTERYVPKPLFP from the exons ATGGCCTCGGTTTCAACTCTGATTCCCCCTTCAATCTCTTCCCTAACCCTCGCTACTACCCCGTTGCCGCTGCCTCCAATTTCATCTCCCAACACTGTCAGATCCAAGTTACAGTTCCATTACTCCTTCAAAATACCATTTGATAGAGATAAGGGAAGGTGGACGGTAAGCAAACGCCGTTACCGACGATGGGCAGCTTCCACCAACCACGTAGATGAGCATTCTGACACTACTcgagaagcagaagaagaagttgaGGAGCATATTTCTAGGGCAACTTTGATATGGAGAGCAATCAAGTTGCCTATGTACTCTGTTGCTCTTGTTCCCCTCACT GTGGGTACTGCAGCTGCATTTTTGCAGGCAGGCCTATTTTCTGCCAGACGCTATTTTGTGCTCCTGTTTTCATCAGTTCTTATCATCACTTGGCTCAATTTAAG TCGTACAGGGACACTTATCACTGCCTATGCATTACTTATCTCTGGCTTCATGGGACTAGCCTGGGCATCTGCAGAAGCTGGAAATATACGCTCCATATTACTGTTGGCTTGTGCTATTATTTGCGGCTACATTTATCAG TGCCCACCATTTCGGTTGAGTTACAAGGGATTGGGAGAGCCCTTGTGCTTTTCAGCCTTCGGTCCATTTGCAACTTCTGCTTTCTACTTGATGCAGAGTACTAGAAG TGAGATGCACCATCTTCCCCTAACTGGCACAGTTCTATCTGCATCACTTCTTGTTGGATTCACAACATCCTTGATTCTTTTCTGCAGTCATTTTCACCag GTTGCTGGAGATCTATCTGTTGGAAAGATGTCTCCTCTG GTAAGGATTGGCAATAGAACAGGTTCAAGGGTGGTGAAAGTTGCAGTTGGGACTCTCTATTTCCTTCTGTTAGTGCTGTGTCTGAGCCAAGCCCTTCCTTTGACATGCCTA TTTCTCTGTGCTCTCACCCTGCCCATTGGGAAACTTGTAGTTCGCTACGTTGAAGAGAACCACAAC GATAATGCCAAGATCTTCATGGCCAAATATTATTGTGTAAGGTTACATGCTTTATTTGGAGTTGCATTGGCTGCTGGGCTGGTGGGTGCTAGAACTGTGACTGAAAGATATGTACCAAAGCCATTGTTTCCTTGA
- the LOC122650365 gene encoding 2-carboxy-1,4-naphthoquinone phytyltransferase, chloroplastic isoform X1 yields the protein MASVSTLIPPSISSLTLATTPLPLPPISSPNTVRSKLQFHYSFKIPFDRDKGRWTVSKRRYRRWAASTNHVDEHSDTTREAEEEVEEHISRATLIWRAIKLPMYSVALVPLTVGTAAAFLQAGLFSARRYFVLLFSSVLIITWLNLSNDVYDFDTGADKNKKESVMNMVGSRTGTLITAYALLISGFMGLAWASAEAGNIRSILLLACAIICGYIYQCPPFRLSYKGLGEPLCFSAFGPFATSAFYLMQSTRSEMHHLPLTGTVLSASLLVGFTTSLILFCSHFHQVAGDLSVGKMSPLVRIGNRTGSRVVKVAVGTLYFLLLVLCLSQALPLTCLFLCALTLPIGKLVVRYVEENHNDNAKIFMAKYYCVRLHALFGVALAAGLVGARTVTERYVPKPLFP from the exons ATGGCCTCGGTTTCAACTCTGATTCCCCCTTCAATCTCTTCCCTAACCCTCGCTACTACCCCGTTGCCGCTGCCTCCAATTTCATCTCCCAACACTGTCAGATCCAAGTTACAGTTCCATTACTCCTTCAAAATACCATTTGATAGAGATAAGGGAAGGTGGACGGTAAGCAAACGCCGTTACCGACGATGGGCAGCTTCCACCAACCACGTAGATGAGCATTCTGACACTACTcgagaagcagaagaagaagttgaGGAGCATATTTCTAGGGCAACTTTGATATGGAGAGCAATCAAGTTGCCTATGTACTCTGTTGCTCTTGTTCCCCTCACT GTGGGTACTGCAGCTGCATTTTTGCAGGCAGGCCTATTTTCTGCCAGACGCTATTTTGTGCTCCTGTTTTCATCAGTTCTTATCATCACTTGGCTCAATTTAAG CAATGATGTTTATGATTTCGACACGGGGGCAgataagaacaagaaagaatCTGTTATGAACATGGTTGGCAG TCGTACAGGGACACTTATCACTGCCTATGCATTACTTATCTCTGGCTTCATGGGACTAGCCTGGGCATCTGCAGAAGCTGGAAATATACGCTCCATATTACTGTTGGCTTGTGCTATTATTTGCGGCTACATTTATCAG TGCCCACCATTTCGGTTGAGTTACAAGGGATTGGGAGAGCCCTTGTGCTTTTCAGCCTTCGGTCCATTTGCAACTTCTGCTTTCTACTTGATGCAGAGTACTAGAAG TGAGATGCACCATCTTCCCCTAACTGGCACAGTTCTATCTGCATCACTTCTTGTTGGATTCACAACATCCTTGATTCTTTTCTGCAGTCATTTTCACCag GTTGCTGGAGATCTATCTGTTGGAAAGATGTCTCCTCTG GTAAGGATTGGCAATAGAACAGGTTCAAGGGTGGTGAAAGTTGCAGTTGGGACTCTCTATTTCCTTCTGTTAGTGCTGTGTCTGAGCCAAGCCCTTCCTTTGACATGCCTA TTTCTCTGTGCTCTCACCCTGCCCATTGGGAAACTTGTAGTTCGCTACGTTGAAGAGAACCACAAC GATAATGCCAAGATCTTCATGGCCAAATATTATTGTGTAAGGTTACATGCTTTATTTGGAGTTGCATTGGCTGCTGGGCTGGTGGGTGCTAGAACTGTGACTGAAAGATATGTACCAAAGCCATTGTTTCCTTGA
- the LOC122651249 gene encoding phloretin 4'-O-glucosyltransferase-like has protein sequence MERSSSHDNHHHHHFLLLTFPAQGHINPTLQFAKRLLLTGARVTFVTSLSAHRRMLQNTSTFASFPEGLTFAPFSDGYDDGFKPHEATHSNFLSELRTRGSKFLTDLAANLGKEGRPITCIVYSLVMPWAAHLARNLRVPSALLWIQPATVLDIYYYYFHGYDQDMMRRRRTSTDDHILMELPGDLPALTSRDVPSFFLESNDRTKSALQAFQEQFETLEEEEEAKPWVLVNTFDALEPQALAAISDKLNLIGIGPLLPSAYLDGNDPSDKSFGADLFGGGSSKHYIDQWLNSKADASVVYVSFGSLAVLSKPQMEAIADGLLESGRPFLWVVRGGGGGGGKEEESSKIMDRLEELNEAGLIVPWCSQVEVLSHPSVGCFVTHCGWNSTLEGLVSGVPMVGFPQWSDQPTNAKLIQDVWRTGVRVKSEVVPISSTSDEEDMNGEQFIRNIIIVKSDEIVRCLKLVMEEEESGEEMRKNAKRWSYLARESVKEGGSSYRNIRAFMEQIDRGGIL, from the exons ATGGAGCGCAGCAGCAGCCATgacaatcatcatcatcatcatttcctCCTGTTGACATTTCCAGCCCAAGGCCACATTAACCCAACACTGCAATTTGCGAAGCGCCTCCTCCTCACTGGCGCTCGTGTCACCTTCGTAACAAGCTTATCCGCCCACCGCCGCATGCTCCAAAATACTTCTACCTTCGCTTCTTTCCCCGAAGGCCTAACCTTCGCCCCTTTCTCCGACGGATATGACGATGGCTTCAAACCCCATGAAGCCACCCATTCCAACTTCCTGTCCGAACTCAGAACCCGTGGTTCAAAGTTCCTTACCGACCTTGCTGCCAACCTCGGCAAGGAAGGTCGCCCCATCACCTGCATCGTATACAGCCTCGTCATGCCTTGGGCTGCCCATCTCGCACGTAACCTCCGCGTTCCCTCCGCCCTTCTCTGGATTCAGCCCGCAACCGTACTTGACATCTATTACTACTACTTCCACGGCTATGATCAAGatatgatgaggaggaggaggactaGTACGGATGATCACATATTAATGGAGCTTCCTGGAGATTTACCCGCACTCACAAGCAGAGATGTTCCTTCATTCTTCCTCGAATCAAACGACCGCACCAAATCAGCTCTTCAAGCGTTTCAAGAACAGTTTGAGacgttggaagaagaagaagaagc gaagccatgggTCCTGGTGAACACGTTCGATGCCCTGGAACCCCAAGCCCTAGCAGCCATTTCTGATAAGCTTAATCTGATTGGGATCGGACCTTTGCTCCCATCGGCttacttagatggtaatgatcCCTCCGATAAATCTTTCGGAGCAGATTTGTTTGGTGGCGGCTCCTCCAAACACTACATTGATCAGTGGCTCAACTCAAAGGCGGATGCGTCCGTGGTGTACGTATCCTTTGGAAGCCTAGCCGTTCTATCGAAACCACAAATGGAAGCCATTGCCGATGGGTTGTTAGAAAGTGGCCGCCCATTCCTTTGGGTGgtccgaggaggaggaggaggaggaggaaaagaagaggaatcATCGAAGATAATGGATAGGTTGGAGGAACTGAATGAAGCGGGATTGATAGTGCCATGGTGTTCACAGGTGGAGGTTCTTTCTCACCCATCGGTGGGTTGTTTTGTAACTCACTGCGGCTGGAATTCAACATTGGAAGGTCTGGTTTCGGGAGTACCAATGGTGGGGTTCCCACAGTGGTCAGATCAACCAACCAATGCGAAGCTGATCCAAGATGTTTGGAGGACAGGAGTGAGGGTGAAATCCGAGGTGGTTCCGATCAGTAGTACTAGTGATGAGGAagatatgaatggagaacaATTTATAAGGAATATTATTATTGTTAAGAGTGATGAGATTGTAAGATGCTTGAAACTAgtaatggaggaggaggagagtggagaagagatgagaaagaATGCAAAGCGTTGGAGTTATTTGGCAAGAGAATCTGTGAAGGAAGGTGGTTCTTCTTATAGGAATATTCGAGCCTTCATGGAACAGATAGATAGAGGTGGGATCCTGTGA